The genomic window GATGCAGACAGTTATTCTAAGGCTACTAGTGTCTTCCTTGTAGAGCTCACTTATGCACACCAGGTATATGTTTTGCTCCTGTGTATACATCATTagtggcctgatccaactctgaGTTGTATAAGAATAACTCTggggagtataagaatattgcttgggcatgcacggattaaatcaggaaggccaatgcACAATTGgtgttgcagctaacaagggacatgaagggtttctacaaataagttagcaacaagaggagggtcagggaaagtgtggatcccttgcTGAATAAGAGAGGCAACTGAGTGACAGATAAAGAGGAAAAGGCTGacgtactcagtgcctttttttaaCCTTGGTATTCAAAGAAAAGGATATCTCCCAGACTACTacccaggcagcacagtttgggaagaaggTAAGCAGCCATCAGTggtgaaataacaggttagggactatttagaaaagttggacatgtatgagtccatggggctggatgcaattgCAAAGCtgctagccattatctttgaaaactcatggtgatcggggagatcccagatgattggaaaaggagaaatatagtggctatatttaagaaagggaaggaggatctagggagcTACAGCCTTacttcagtccttggaaaaatcatggagcaggtcctcaaggaatcaatttctaagcacttagaggagaagaaagtgatcaagaacagtcagcatagattcacccagggtaagtcatgcctgagcaaactgattgccttctatgatgagatgactagctctgtggatgtgtggaaagcagtggacgtgatataccttgactttagtaaggcttttaatacagtctcTCACAGcagtcttgcaagcaagctgaggaagtacggGTTGAATTAATGGGCTGCCaggtggatagaaacctggctggatcattgggatGGAGCTAGAGATTGGTCCCAGCGGTGgcaggtggcagaacaaggagcaatggtctcaagttgcagcaagggaagtttaggttggatattaggaaaaaactttctcactaggagggtggtgaagcactggaataggctatctggagaggtggtggaatgtCCCTCCTTGTAGGTTTTTAATTCCTGGCTTGATAAAGAGCTAGCTGGAGTGATGTAGTTTGTCCTGctttggtcctgctttgagcagagggttggactagatgacctcctgaggtccgttccaaccctaaatttctatggttctatgagcTGGGAATTCCTTTAGTGACTTCACTGGGAGCTGAGTAACAAGCATTTCACAGCTGGTGAATTCTGCTCTGTAGATCCTCCTGTACCTGGAAACAAGTGCTTTTATGCTGGAATCACAGATGTTGACTCCTGAGAACCATAGGCAAGTGTGTTGCATACTGCTCCTGGTCCTTATTTCTGTCCCTCATATGATTTTGGTAAGTCATTTGCAGTCCCAACTTTTGTCGTATGTCTGGAGGTGGGGATAAcgggaaggagaggagatggTACTCTCTCTGTTTGAGAACTTCCCAATCCAGTCTTACCAGCTTTTCCTATTTCCACCACTTCCAAGAAAAGAGGGGAACATTAGGTTCACAGTATGAAATATAAAAGGGCCCATTTCTGGGATTAGACATTAGCTTTGGCCTTCTTCCTCTAATGGGTGTAGGCAATTACGTATTAATACTTAATTATAACGAtcataataattaataattaataagCACACTACTTACCAAGGACTGGTTTCTACTACCCTTATTAAAGCTGAATAATAGTTCCTTACACTGCATGTAGCTTCATTTTAGCGTTCATATAAGGGCAGTGGTCTCCAGTCTGAGACATACAAAGAATATGAAGGAGGCAAATACCCACTGCACTCTTCTGTATATAGGGGATACAATGAGAGTTGTCTGTGCTGTTGACACAACATTTAAGGGTATGAGGGTATCACATGAACAGAGGAAAGGTCCAAACAACTGCTTACTAATTATGTACATGTAAATGTTGCTATTCCATTAGGTGCTGTGACTTTCACCATGACAGAGAGGGAGGTCTATTAGTGGACTCCTAATTTTCTTAAGAGATGTTATCCAGTTCTTGTATGTTACAACAGGCCTCATTTATTACTCTTTTTACAAAAAATTGCTATTGGGGTTTATTTAACTAAACATTTGACAAACTATGTGTATGTTAATATCTAGGATGATGAACCATGCAAGGCTTCATCTAGCCTGTTTACCCCTGTCAATCTGCACTGCAATATAAGAGTTATTGTGTTGTGACTGATACAAATGGACAAGATGTATTGCCAAAATACATGCTGCTTGGAAATTCCAAAAGACAGCTACATGcaccccctcttcctcccatcAGCACATATAATTCCTGATGCTGACTGTATAAGTGAACTGGCaaaaaatctaaaaaataaagcattttttttctcttttgcctgTAGTGTGAGGATGTTGTGATCTATAAGTCACATCCTTTGGCCACATAGAGATCAAATCCTACACTCTTCAAATTCAGGTTCACCTTGAATCCTATACAAAGGTCTCTGCTCTCTTACCTGATATGGTACGCCAGATTTCCAGCCCAGTCCTGGGAGCCTTAATTCTTCATTCAACTGAACTGTATGTATCTGTATGAGGTAGAGGAAACAATTCCCAGGGAGACTGATGCAAAATCATCGCTATGCATGTGCATTTTGGCTAACAGTTTGCTGAGATTCTGCAGAAGAGTCATTGTTTTGATCTGCAGAAGAGTCATTATTTTGATCTGCAGATTACATCTATGCTTTTAAGGGCTAATGAGCTGTGAATAAAGTTGAGGCTATTGTGACAAATGTAACATGAGGGAATTACATGGGCCTATTGCAATTCATAACTGCTTGCAGCATTCAAGGCCTACCATATACATTGCTTTTGGCTTCTGAAATGTAAAAGATAGTGGAAATAGACTTGCTTTTGGAAATGGAATTGCTTTTGCTCCCTAACTGGATGACTAAGTTTTTAAGAATAAGTCAGTAATAAATAGAGAGTAATGAATGCTGCATGAAATATATACAATGTAAAGTTTTGCAGttacattttgcatttaaaattgaGTAAATTGAGATTTTCCCATTTTCCATGAAATTTTTTACAAAGAATTCCAGTTTTTGGGGGAAAATCCATGACTAattgaacactttttttttttttttggcaaatgtcATCCTGtattgtttcatttaaaatcaaaATTCAGGAAATTTCAGCTATCAGGTGGTAATCTAAATATAGGCAAATTATCTTATGAATAATAGTAATATTGACTTTGCTATTTACATTTTTGTGTATCACTTAGAAAAAACATTCAATTCCTATACAAGGAGACCAAGGGAACTGCTCATTTGTACCTGTAAGGAAAATGTGtgaaatgtatgtatattttttctttttaattaagtccaaaaccaaaatatattttaatcagaaagaaaatagaaaaacaaaaaacataggTAGAATAAAAAGCTTgaagctgctttttttcttttctttttgagatGCTTCATGCTTTTATTAAATGTTTCAGGTCAAAGAAGCAACCATTATATTATTTCAGCATATATGAGCACTCAGGTCATGGCTGAAAGAGCAGTGCGGACCTCTAGACTCCCTCAGATCCTTTTGTTATAGTATGTATATTTGGACCATGATCACCATCAGCATTTTCTACAGCTTTAGCTAGTTGTTCCTCTCCAGGAGGGCTGTATATCTTTTTCCAGAGGGCATATTTTTCATCCCACAAAACTTCTATCATGTCCCAGAGTGCTCCTTTTTCCTCTTGTAGGTCCTGGTCATTCTCTCTGAAAGCCATATACTGTTCCCAGAGGATCATTTTATCCCTTGAGATAGCCATGTCCTCTTCCCAGAAGACCTTGTCCTTCTTCCAGAAAGCCTTGTATTCCTTCCAGAAAGCCTTGTTCTTCTCCTGGAAAGTTTCATTCTTTCCTTGCAGAGCTTTGTTCCTCTCGCGCATGGCTTTGTTCCTTTCCTGGAACTCCTTGTTTTTTCTCTGGAAGGCTCTAATTGCCTCCCGGCAGGCCTCGTTCCTTTCCTCAAAAGTTTTGATCTCTTCCTCGGCTCCCTTGATTTTCTCCTGGTAGGCTTCAATTTTCTCTTGAATGGCACTGACCTGCTCCTGGAAACCCTTATTTTTAAGCTGGAAGTCCTTGATCTGCTCTAAGATGGCCTTATCTTCCTCCAAGAAGACCTTGATCTCCTCTATGAAAGACTGATTCTTCCCGCGGAAGTCCTTGATCTCCTTCCATAAGGCTCTGGTTCTGTCCCCTTCCTGAAAGGCCTTAATCTCCTCATGGAAATCTTTGTTTTCCCCCCAGAAGGCCTTGATCTCctttttaaaggcttttttgTCCTCTAGATTGTGACTGAGCTGCTTCTTCTGTAAATTGGAAAAGGATGCCAGGCGGTTCTTGTTCTCTTGCTTGGGGTTGTAGGTAGCTGGTGTCACATTGTTTTGGCTGACCTGGGGCAAGCTAAAATCCaacctttgttcttttttttgctttgggtCCATTGGATTATAACTGCATAGAATATTGGCTGGTAGCCTTTGTGAAGGGGCAGAGAAGTTGGCTATTTGTGAAAAGGTTCACTAAAACAGAAATATAGGAAATACAAGCCAAACAGGCAGGATTAACTGCAGTGTTCATAGGATGGAATTAAATTACATTAGAGAAAGAAACTAGCAGCTAAATAAAATTTTTATCCATGGATACAATATACGGTGCATTATTTAAAATCTATGGCTAACATTCTTCAAATGGGACTAGTGATTTGAGTACCTCTATTTTTGGTGTCCAAATTGACCCATTCTAAGAGCTTCATTCAGAAACTAAGACACTATTAACATGCACCAAATGTAAcgctgccaggctgagccactCTCTAGTCTCTTTTGAAAACGTTGGCTTGACTagccaaaaaaatgttttaaaagctaGCCAGTTTGGGCCAGTCTGTAGCTACATTGCACCTGTAGCATCAGATTCAGCACAGGGGACTATGTCTTCTGGCTCATGGGGCTTCTGAGAGGTGCAGCGGTTCCACGCTTGGGGCATCTGTGATGCATGGGAAGCACCTGCTGTCACCCATGAGGCAGTAACTATTTTTGTGTTCTCCTGCAAAGGCTGCACTTGAGATTGCTGGCCAAATCACTCCCTATCAGTTATACCactgggctccccctgggtctggaaatttggtgttGGGGGTGTAGTGGCAGCACTTGCTGGGAACCATGGCAATTAAagctgtcactgctcccctgtcATAACATTTCAggacccatggggaaccccacaggctggatgacagcacCTCCAATCAAATTCGGCCTATGGGCTGTAGGTTAAGCACAACTGCTGTAAAGCACCCACTACTAGCTGCTCCTCATTCTTTTCTGAGTATTGGAGTATGTAGGTGTTTGATCTTCCCCAGTATGGCAGTTCTCCTGCTGTTACTTAGTCACCTATTGCCAGCACCATGTGATGCTACCTTTCCATAATTAGGTTAAAAATTGGAGGAATGCTTTgaggcttgcttttttttttccagcccccTTCTTTTCCTTTACCACTCAGAACAAATTCTAAATTAAATCTTTCATTCCTCGTGTTAAATTGCAGCcagatattatttatttttagcttACCTGCTTCTCTATGTCGCTGACGTCTCCTGTGCTGCAGATGATGCTGCCAGGCTATCAGAGCTCTCACTCTAATGATGAGAATGTTCTAAAAGATCCAGAATCTCAGTATTCCATTTTGGAATGCAGAGATGACAGATTCTTAATTATTCAGTATGTCTGATGTGATTGTGAAGTCATATGATACTGGTTTTACTCCTTGCATCATTAACTGAAATGTAACAAAATGATGAATAATCTATTATGAAAGTTACAATGCTACAAACACTCTAGTGGGAGTGGCCATTCATCTAAAACATGAACATCTTCACAAACACCTTCCAGTGATCCAAATAATCTGAATAAGAATTACAGCAATTACTGTGTCATACTGTGTATTTCCTGCACGGATTTGTAAAACTGAGCACCAGTTATTCTTTCCCCCCTAATTAAACAGATAGATTATGAGCAAAGCAGATGTGATGACAAGGTGAGCTGGCTTTTGTAAGTGTTATTTGGGTCAGTCCCTGACCACTGTGGCAGCTCTGAACCTCTGAGCACAAGTGCGGAAAGACAAGAAGCAAGAAGATGGTGTCTTGGAGGAGCAAAAATAGGACATCAAAAATGGAATTAGAGGATTGGATTAATGCATTCTTATTAGTGTTTTAAAACACATCTCTAGGGACTTGCCTGTTCACCTTAGAAGCCTAATAAATTACACTGAAGTCAGAAGTGCTTGAAATCCGTGGGAGTCACATGTATCTTTTTTGAGGCTTGGAAAGTAGTTAAGAGAACTACCAAACCTTCTCCCTCATTCCCCTTTGTTTGCAGTGCATTCAACTAGGCACAGCTTTTTGCATCACACAGGAACACATGCACAGATGTGCACAAAAACTTTGCGTGCTGACACTCTGAAAATTACTGATCTTTCCCAGTAGTTAGTGTTCTTATGAAATTAGATGCTAAGGTCCTGGCCAATGTATAATAGCAAAGTTTTTCAAATAATCTTCTGACTTTAATTGTAAAATATCTGTAAGCACAGCAGAGGTAACACAAACCTGCTAATCCTGTGATAGCTGATTGGGCAGTGTTGTTTGAACAGCACAGAGATTTCATAAGCATTTCTTAAATGCTTCTGAAGTCATCATGCTTAAGATCTGCATCACCCCAGGCCAAAGCTGAGGAGGATTCAAGTGCACTAAAATGGATGCTTCCCTTTTACAGAGAAAGTTACTTCCCTCTGCATTCTACCAAGGACAAACAAGCCATGCAGGACAAACATGGGGCTGTTGCAGGTTTGTGACAATTGCTTTGATAAGCGGGGTCATAGCCTCAATATTTAGGCCCATTTTAGCTGCAGAAATAGATGGAGGAAGTATGTTGATTTTTACTATAACCCAGATATGTTCAAGTGGAGTGTGCTAATGCAGTTCTGGAAACCACTGGTGATACTATAGCCTAAatcactatggctagggacagaagtttaacaaaccaatttaagtgatcagaaactggtttaaatctataacagaacagaaggtcagtgcacataaaacagtttcaaaatggctgaacctggtttaaggtaaaccttgttgaatgtagtattcaacttaactgatttaggtcaaaccagtttatgaaacttctgtcccagatcccttcgtggttcaagttaaatcatagtcccccagtatcccagcatgctttccagtcctgggctgggctgggctgggctgtgctgtctgctccagagagcagggttggctttgcccctctgctccctaaccagagcagtaagggctggctgacaagggaatGGGGGCCATCCTTGCCATTTTTTGCTGCTGGAGCAGAAGTGGTGGAACGTGTGGGCAGGCAGGCTcgggtgaagggaagggagggggttttaaaccccttctcccactggcacaggacctgagccagggtctgcttggcagggggctggcaggagaccagcagactccacccactcccacctctGGCAACAACTGAGGCACACAAGCAGTTgataaggggagggggaagggtatCTAATTCCCCTCAGCTTCTTCAGGCCATGTGGGAGAGGGAAAAGGCTATGGAACTGGAGCTAGAGGGACTGGTCCACTGCCACTTGCGAGAACAAggccaagccctgcagaaccAGACTGAGGGGGGAGGTGTTGGGAAAGACATGGCACAAACATCACATATATGTGCTAGAGATGGAGCTAggggaacaggagagggtcccagactgcttggCCTGGTGTGACcagagaaagcagagaactacatttatattataaaacagaacctgtaaaaggtgggagactggAATACCTAAGCACAGACAAAAGACAGTGAATGCATGAGAGTCCTGCCAAAGTTGAGAGCACAGCGAGAGCACACACAACTTAGGAGatactctgccctcaggattacataagacttatgcaaggtagcgtctccttacagccaggtgtTCACCCCTCTTCAGCCTCGCAGgggctgccttcccccacctcaaGTGGGGAGCGGGGGGCAGAAGGCTGGCAGACATTGCCCCACcacccaggcagacccaggctgggctcctgtgtgggccagggaggggatttaaactcCAACCCTCCAGTGTACTAGCCccgtgctgcagcctggcccttccacttgagcagggagtggggaaaagccttgtGGCTTCGGTCCCTTCTCTTTGGCAGTAgatggcaggctgggaggcatgctctagcacttcccagtttctggcctgagccactgcaggcatgtggctgcatttcctgaatcaaaagtgcatgtctattcattttcttttcagtttaatctctgcagtttattctAACCTGtaaagcctgaatcaattcagcctcgggctttttgactgtctgtacttagcctataggCACCAAATCACTCTGTATCACCAGGTCAGTTTCACTGAAGAAATGTTAATTTGTCCGTATTTGTATCTGTTTAACCCACCCTCTCCTTCACACATATgtagatgtttgttttttttctgaacagtGTCATTTTTGGTTTTCCTGCTTATATCCCAGGACACACATGTTACACAtatgaaattaaaacaaacaaacaaacaaaaactaagagTTTATTGGATTTCATTGATGTATGTGGACTAATTCAGTTTTCAGGACTTAAATACCTTAATTATCTAATTTCCTAGGAAAAGGAATGCATTTAAATATACCAAGGAAGCAGACTATCAGTGCCAGCTGTCCAGTTTGCCTGATTCTATAAAAGTAACCCTGTTTTGGAAGCCACCTGTTTAGGATCATGTTCCCTAATATTAATAAGCTAGTGAGGGAATATAGTGTTTGTGGAAGACATCCATGAATGGTCTGTGGATTAGTTCTACTACTAGGACTCAAGTAATTGGATTTCTCAAGGTAGTGtcaacattttttcattaaaatattctagAGAGATATAATGCATAACATCATCTCTGCAACTGAGTATCTTTTAATAAAATGTTGCCTAATATAAAGCCATTTCATAACTAAGTCCTGTTACGGTAAGGGTCTGTGGTCAGATAGCATTGTAAACTATTTAATATTTAGGCATTTTTGGGATTCCCTTACTTTACAGTCAGGATCAGTTTGCTGGTTTCTAATCTGAGCAGAATTTCTTTAGTTTTGACATATTGGGCGTGTCCACatatgcaagcacgtgcgcttgcagcatatcaaatagaagcggtgcaaatttgagccggggctttttgcctcagtgcacatgctcggaCGTGCACTTCattatggagcaaattgtgccacttgagccAGGCAGGGTTCTTTTGCCCCCTCCTGGATCTGcggccagggggagctagagcctggggcaagcacctgtgctgtccccaggagtataaaaagctgccctgtcctggccccatccatacaaaaagctgccctggcaagcagcttggGGCTACTCACTCTCCGGAGCTTCTGGGGCTCGGctacttggtacctggggacattaccccttgtgccagatggactgctgcagcagcatcccaaatccatctttaaaaatatcccaaaatccatgattttccacaattaacacaaaagaccactctatacacacacacacacacacacacacacacacacacacacacacacacacctagagagagagagacagcaatcagttggacaatgctttattggtatatttacaatgttaaagcaatgtggaagcctaccagtgtctctatcatcatgataaaataaattctaaacacctatatgtgttgatgtgtacttttggttttttCGCACATGACGGGTGTGTGATgggatgtggtgtttgtgggaagggggtgggaaggagtgttggggacggtgtgtgtgtgtgtgtgtgtgtgtggagggatgtgggttggtgtgtgggtaggcgtggggcaattgctggggagactgtgggtgtggggggctactcaggaggggtgagtcccctggcccccacagggtagccccccacacagcacatggaatgccccccccacagctcccccctggaggcccacagcccctatcccccacagggccccagcccccctgcccagggtcccagctccccctggagggccccagcctccccccacccatggtCCCAGACACCCTGGAGGACCCCAGCCCAcccgcccagggcccataacttacctttagcagcgacagcagcaggagtggggcgcTCTGAGCCATGGCAACAAGACCCAACATGGCACATGGGGACCAAGTGCTGggtccagctgggtcctgccagccctggggactgtctgccacctggccaggccagggcctttctggcaggacctggcatggcacaTGGGGACcacatgccaggcccagctgggtcctggcacctCTCTGCTGCTAGGCTGGGCCCTCAGTGGCAGGACCTGCCAACCTCGG from Alligator mississippiensis isolate rAllMis1 chromosome 13, rAllMis1, whole genome shotgun sequence includes these protein-coding regions:
- the LOC109284886 gene encoding coiled-coil domain-containing protein 70: MDPKQKKEQRLDFSLPQVSQNNVTPATYNPKQENKNRLASFSNLQKKQLSHNLEDKKAFKKEIKAFWGENKDFHEEIKAFQEGDRTRALWKEIKDFRGKNQSFIEEIKVFLEEDKAILEQIKDFQLKNKGFQEQVSAIQEKIEAYQEKIKGAEEEIKTFEERNEACREAIRAFQRKNKEFQERNKAMRERNKALQGKNETFQEKNKAFWKEYKAFWKKDKVFWEEDMAISRDKMILWEQYMAFRENDQDLQEEKGALWDMIEVLWDEKYALWKKIYSPPGEEQLAKAVENADGDHGPNIHTITKGSEGV